TCAACAACCGGATGTCTTGCTGAGTGACATTGCTATGCCCGAAACCGACGGCTATCGGTTGATGCACCAGATTAAAAGCAATGGTTTAGATCGTGGGGGAGCCCTAACGGCGATCGCCATCACTGCGATGGTTGATGAAGAAAGTGGACAGCGAGCCATGCTAGCGGGCTATCAATTCTTTTTAGCAAAGCCGATTGATCAACAGGCATTAGTTGGGGCGATCGCCCATTTAGCCACTCAACGGCAACGGCTTTCTTAACTTGAGTTTGGAGCAAGGATTTTGGCGGACGTTTCTTAAGGGTTGCAATAGTTACACTGGGCAGGATCAGCCGTTTCTTGACCCCTGGGAAAGTACACGGTGTTTGTGAAACCGCACTTTGAGCACTGTTGAATGTCAGCTAGAGTTAACCCGGTTGGGAAGCCACACAGCCCACAGGGAAGCCCAGGTTTGTGATCTACAACGTCAAACCCCGGAGTGCCGCACTGGGGGCAGGTCTGGCTGATCTTACGTAATAAGTCTTGAGTTGCCTGGGCAATCACCTTCATACGAGTCGGGTTAAACATGGCTCGCATATCCGTTTCGAGGTGTGCCTGCCCAACTTGCCTCAGTAACTGAGTAACCACCTCTTCCAGTTGAGTCTCAGTCGTAATACCTTTGACGATCGCGGAGGGTTGTGACGTATGAGGATCAGGCATGACAATCAAGCCATGCTGTGGAAAGCCAACTTGAGCGGCAAACTTGAAGGCAGCATCTACAGTTTTTACCTGGGTTTGGTTGTAGTTGGTATCCGTTGAGAGTGCCTGCCCGACAATTTCTAACGCCTGATCGCGATCGACTAACATGACAATTTCGCGATCGCATCCCACAAACGGCATCGCTGGGTGGGGGCCAAAGCTGCCTTCACTGGCAAAGCCAAGGGTTAATTCAGTTGATGCCATTGCGTCCTGAGCTTTGAGACGAGCGGTTTGCAGTTGATCGCCCGGACGTTTCACATCCCG
Above is a window of Oscillatoria sp. FACHB-1407 DNA encoding:
- a CDS encoding response regulator yields the protein MTVLDKLSLLIVDDDFDSRFLLTYILEQEGANVTSVASATEALEILERQQPDVLLSDIAMPETDGYRLMHQIKSNGLDRGGALTAIAITAMVDEESGQRAMLAGYQFFLAKPIDQQALVGAIAHLATQRQRLS
- a CDS encoding DUF6671 family protein; this translates as MSSLFHGRVGVIATMHHKESVMAPLLEQALGIRTIVPSHFNTDTFGTFTRDVKRPGDQLQTARLKAQDAMASTELTLGFASEGSFGPHPAMPFVGCDREIVMLVDRDQALEIVGQALSTDTNYNQTQVKTVDAAFKFAAQVGFPQHGLIVMPDPHTSQPSAIVKGITTETQLEEVVTQLLRQVGQAHLETDMRAMFNPTRMKVIAQATQDLLRKISQTCPQCGTPGFDVVDHKPGLPCGLCGFPTGLTLADIQQCSKCGFTNTVYFPRGQETADPAQCNYCNP